AGCAATCATGGTAGAACCATCAATTGAAGCCTTTTTCCCTACTAAAATTGTCGTACATTGACTATGATTATTCATTTTTTTCATCCTTCCATTAATTAATTGATTGGGCGCGTAACTTATTTGTTAACTAAAGTGTAGACCTTCTCTTTATTTTTGTGAAATAAAAGCCTTGAAAAGAGGAAAAGGTAATTTTTACCCGCATTTTCTAAAAAAAGCTATAATGAACAAAAAGGAGGAATTTTCATGTCACTACTTGTACCCACGAATATGTCAGAAGTAACCGAAAAATTAGCCGATGAAAAAAATCGGGGGATTGTAACTACGCAACAGGCCATTATTTTGCAGGCCGTTTTAGACAACGCGCAAGATATCTTAAATGGCGCATTAGAAGGACCCTATTGGAAAGTAAAATGGTTAAAAGAAGATAAATCTTTGATTATCTTCGATATAATGAATAAAGAAGTTGGTACTGTCACACCAAGTGGCGACAGATTTAGTGAAGATTTTAAAACCAATCCTGCCAATGTCATTCGTAGTTTAGACGATCACATTAAAAGAATTGTAAATAATGCCTAATTTAAAGTTTAAGCAGTTATTTCCCTATAATCTCATGCATATAAAAAGACAGACCACGCTTATACCTATTGGTTAAAGGTGGCCTGTCTTTTTATTTTTGCCAAACAAGAATACTTGCGTCGTCACTTTGTTTAAAACGTGGATAAGTTAATAGCTGCGCATCTTCAACTTCTAATTTGCGAAGATGATCGCAGGCTGACACCAAAGTTCCATAATCTTTAAATTGGCCTAATTGATGGGGAGTATATTCATTAAAGGTATCTACTAAACGGTAAAAGCCATCACTAGTTATAACAATTTTTTCCACTTGGTTTTCAAGTACTCTTTTTTGTGACAGGCGAGCAATACCAATAGGTGACGGATCTAAAATTGCATACCCGTCTGGTGTATTTTTTGTTTGCCGGTTCTTTACTAATTCTTTTCTAACAGCCAATTTTGCAGCTTCCATTGTTTCTCCTTTTTTTAAAAGTTGATGAAAAGTTGAAACAATGCGTTGGTCATTTTGTGGAACAGTTCGATCATAAAAAGTACGCATTTGTTGGCTTAAAAATGCGGTGATTGGTGAATCCCCCAACCAACTAAACTCCATTTCCGTACCAATTTTACGATAACAACTAAACGTAGCACTCGGCCACAAATCAGGAGTTAATTTTCCTAATTCTTGACGATATTTTTGTGCAAAGCTGGTGACAGCTTGCATCAAAGCACGACTTGTCGCCATTTTGTCATTGGCTAAAAGCGTTACCAGTTGACTGCCAATAAAATGACTAAAAACTTGTGCATCGCTCATGCCAGCTAAATAATTAGCTCCTAATCCACTAGCCCCATCTAAAATAAAGCCAAATGTATCATTGCCATAGACAAAGTCTTCATTTTGTTGGTTGCCACGGTCCGTATAAAAGAAAACAGTCATTTCTTTTCTTCCCTTCAATATGGTAGTAAAAAACTACTTTACGTATTTTTCTATAGTATCATACGCAGATTAAAAAATCAGTGATCTAAAAATGCTTCAGACATTATGTTTATCCCTGTATATAAAAAAAGCTGTCTATCCTTATACAGACAGACAACTTAACTTATTTTTTTGTTTGATTGAAAACACTATAATCAATTTCATTAACAGATTTAGCTACTACAATAGCCGAATAAACATCTGAATTTACATTTAAAATCGTTCGAAGCATTCCGACAAACCACTCTACACCAGCAAATATTGCAATACTTTCAATTGGTAAACCCATTTGTGGTACAATAATCGCCAGCGAAACAAGACCTGCTCCTGGCACCACCGCATTGGCTAAAGAAACAAAAGTTGCTGTTATCGCTAGGTAGAACATCTTCTCAATTGAAAAATCTACTTGATACATTTGCGCAATTGTCATAACCGTAATTGCCATGTGCATGGCTGAGCCATTACTGTTAAGGGACATCCCTAGCGGTAAAACTAAATTGGTAATGCGGTCACTTAATCCTAATTTATGACGGGATTCTTCCATTGCAATAGGTAATGTAATCGCAGAAGAAGTGGTGGCTAACGCCATAATCGACATATTTTTCATATTTAAAATCAATCGCCAAGGATTTAACTTGCCATAAAGAGCAATTACAATTGCCCATAAGCTTAAAAACAGCAATGTACTTAAGCCGTAAACTAGCAAATACTTCATTAGTGGTAAGACAATCTTGATACCCAACTCACTAATTGTAGAAGCAATTAGTGCAAAAATCCCAATTGGAGCAAAAATCATCACATAATAAATAATATTAATAATGACTTCATTAAAATCTACAATAATTTGAAATAAAAAGGATGTTGGCTTTTTTTGCATAAATTTACTGAGAGCTAAGCCAAAAAAAAGGGCAAATACAATAATTTGAATAATCGAACCTTCTGCAAGAGAAGTAAAAATATTTTTCGAGAAAAAATCACTAATTGTTTGATTTAAAGAAATCTCTTGCGGTTTAATTCCTTGGTTCAAGGAGGTAGACATATGAACCCCTTGACCCGGGTTAAATAAAACTGCCATGAAAATACCCCAACAGGCTGCTAGAAGTGACGAAACACTAAAAACTACAATCGTACGAATGCCTAAACTCGTTAACTCTTTGGGCTTAATACTGCCAACTGCTTGAATAATTTGTCCTAAAACCAAAACTGGTATTGCCATTTGCATCAACTTTAAGAATATATCCCCAATAATCTTTAAGTAATGAGCTCCTTCTGGTACAAATAAGCCAAATACCAAACCTAAAATGACAGCCATCAATATTTGGGTGATCATGGAGAATTTTTTTGTCATTTTCCTCACCTCGATTATGTGTAATGATCGCTTGCCATCTTTGGTTTCAATCTTCTAACATGAGGCAGATAGCGTTGCGATTGAAGAACTAGCTGTGGTAGCTGAAATAGTTTGACAACTTTTTTATATAATAAGCTTATCGTAAATTCCCCAGACTACAGCTATAAAAAAAACTATACTTTTTCTTTCGTGTCTTTTGCTAAAACTGCGAAAACAAGTAAGCCAAGCACTTGTAAAATACAAGCAAGATAAAAGCCAATTTTCATAGAACCAACTGTGTCTGCTAAAAAACCTGTGATATAAGGTGCTAAAATGGAACCAGACATTCCAATAAAGTTATACGCACTTAATGTTGTCGATAATGAACCTTTCGGCGCATTTTTTGTTACATAGGCTACAACGATTGGATCAAGAGCTAATTTACCGGTCAATCCGTATAAAATAAGTACAGCAATTAGTAGCATCCGATTGGTTACAAACGCAATGGAAAAAACAGACAAAATGGCTAATGGTACCAATAAATATACTAATTTTTTAGTACTGCCAGATTTATCAGCAAAGCGCGCAAAAATCAACGCTCCCGGAATAGATGCCCACGGAACTAATGAAGAAATAAAACCAACACTCGTACCCGCGAAACCTCGTTCAGCAATTAGAAAAGATGGCAACCAGGTAATAATAACAAAATTGGCATAAATACTCGTAAAACATAAAATGAATGCAGCCAGTAAATTTTTGTTCGAAATAATTGATTTAAAAGAAACTTTATTTTCAGTAGCGTTTACTTCCACAACTTTTGCTTCATCTTCTGGACGAATAACCTTCTCTTTTAATAATGTGTAAAATAAAATGGCAACAATAATTGTTGGTATTGCCATAATGAAGAAAGGCTTACTCCAATGTTCCCCATTTTCCAAAACCAATTTACTTGAAAGTAAATACCCACCTGAAGTACCAAATGCCATCCCACTATTAATAATAGCAGTGCCCAATGTTAATTTATTTTTAGGAATAGATTCTGTTGATAAAGCATACTGTGGACCATAATAAGCACCTTGACCAATACCAGCCATTGCACGAATAAGTAAAAACATGACAAACGTCGTTGCTAGACCGCTAAAATACGTCATGACACCCATAATTACAAAGCCAATCGTAATCACTAATTTACGTCCAATTTTATCGCCAATAACACCAAATGGTACTTGCGCAATCGCATATGTTAAAAAGAAAATAGAATTGGCTAAACCTAGTTGAGTATTACTTAGACCAAAATTTTCACCAATGATTCCCATAATTGGATTAAAAATTGTTCGTGTAGCATACATTAAGATCCAGCCAACAAAAAATAAGGCAACAACTTTAATCCAATAATTATTACTTACTTTTACTGCTTGTTTAGAAGAGTCCATAGTTTTGCTCCTTTTCTAAATTTAAGTATTCAAAATTGCGGAGATTCCCAGATAAATGCCATAGCACATATCTTTTCCTGAGGTGTGTCCAATTGCCATAATATTTTGAATATCTTGAGCTAAATTTTCTTTGCGATTTTTTTTTAAGTCTTGATACAATTGATAAATCAACGAGTTAACGTAACCTTTCTCACAACTCTTAATATAAGCAAAACTAATATCTGTCGTGCGTCCTTTTTGTTTGGCCAATTCTGATACTAGACCAGTGGCGTAATCTTTTTTAAAGGCGCCGGCAACAAATGTATAGGCAACTAAGATATCATCTCCACTTGGCGTTAGCCCCTGCCCACGCCCAACTAGAAATTTAGTTACCCTCGCCCAATTTGCTTGTTGTGGTTTTAATAATTGCTTTTTAACTGCGGTAAATTCCATATCTTTATTGATGCCAATTTTTTCTTCTAAGTCGGCTGCCACTAAGAGCTGCTGCAAAAATTGCAGCGGCTCTTTTTCCAGATGCGTAGCAGACACTTTTAAAGAAACACTTGTGTAATCTATAAGAGGTAAGGTTTTAACTTGCATTTGATTATAAAAAACAATGCGGTCATTAGTTATTTTGATGCGATCTCCTTGTTTGACATAAGGTTTTAATGCCGCAAACATTTCCGTTGGAACAAACAAACCAAAGCATGAGAGATATTCGTAATAGTTGGCCACATTAATTAATTCTTCCCCAACTTTGAGATTAAAAGAATGTTCAAAAACGCTATGCACCGAACCAATTACGCCAAATTTTTTCAAAGGCAAAAGATAGTCACTAATAACAATTTTAGTCAACATGAATATCCCACACTTTTGCATAAGCCTCTAAAGCTTTTTCAAAACAACCTAGAGGCGCTCTAACTGTGCCGGCACCCACTTGTCCAACCCCGGCTTTTTTATGCG
The genomic region above belongs to Enterococcus saigonensis and contains:
- a CDS encoding protein phosphatase 2C domain-containing protein; translation: MTVFFYTDRGNQQNEDFVYGNDTFGFILDGASGLGANYLAGMSDAQVFSHFIGSQLVTLLANDKMATSRALMQAVTSFAQKYRQELGKLTPDLWPSATFSCYRKIGTEMEFSWLGDSPITAFLSQQMRTFYDRTVPQNDQRIVSTFHQLLKKGETMEAAKLAVRKELVKNRQTKNTPDGYAILDPSPIGIARLSQKRVLENQVEKIVITSDGFYRLVDTFNEYTPHQLGQFKDYGTLVSACDHLRKLEVEDAQLLTYPRFKQSDDASILVWQK
- a CDS encoding dicarboxylate/amino acid:cation symporter, which codes for MTKKFSMITQILMAVILGLVFGLFVPEGAHYLKIIGDIFLKLMQMAIPVLVLGQIIQAVGSIKPKELTSLGIRTIVVFSVSSLLAACWGIFMAVLFNPGQGVHMSTSLNQGIKPQEISLNQTISDFFSKNIFTSLAEGSIIQIIVFALFFGLALSKFMQKKPTSFLFQIIVDFNEVIINIIYYVMIFAPIGIFALIASTISELGIKIVLPLMKYLLVYGLSTLLFLSLWAIVIALYGKLNPWRLILNMKNMSIMALATTSSAITLPIAMEESRHKLGLSDRITNLVLPLGMSLNSNGSAMHMAITVMTIAQMYQVDFSIEKMFYLAITATFVSLANAVVPGAGLVSLAIIVPQMGLPIESIAIFAGVEWFVGMLRTILNVNSDVYSAIVVAKSVNEIDYSVFNQTKK
- a CDS encoding MFS transporter is translated as MDSSKQAVKVSNNYWIKVVALFFVGWILMYATRTIFNPIMGIIGENFGLSNTQLGLANSIFFLTYAIAQVPFGVIGDKIGRKLVITIGFVIMGVMTYFSGLATTFVMFLLIRAMAGIGQGAYYGPQYALSTESIPKNKLTLGTAIINSGMAFGTSGGYLLSSKLVLENGEHWSKPFFIMAIPTIIVAILFYTLLKEKVIRPEDEAKVVEVNATENKVSFKSIISNKNLLAAFILCFTSIYANFVIITWLPSFLIAERGFAGTSVGFISSLVPWASIPGALIFARFADKSGSTKKLVYLLVPLAILSVFSIAFVTNRMLLIAVLILYGLTGKLALDPIVVAYVTKNAPKGSLSTTLSAYNFIGMSGSILAPYITGFLADTVGSMKIGFYLACILQVLGLLVFAVLAKDTKEKV
- a CDS encoding DUF2877 domain-containing protein encodes the protein MLTKIVISDYLLPLKKFGVIGSVHSVFEHSFNLKVGEELINVANYYEYLSCFGLFVPTEMFAALKPYVKQGDRIKITNDRIVFYNQMQVKTLPLIDYTSVSLKVSATHLEKEPLQFLQQLLVAADLEEKIGINKDMEFTAVKKQLLKPQQANWARVTKFLVGRGQGLTPSGDDILVAYTFVAGAFKKDYATGLVSELAKQKGRTTDISFAYIKSCEKGYVNSLIYQLYQDLKKNRKENLAQDIQNIMAIGHTSGKDMCYGIYLGISAILNT